Proteins encoded within one genomic window of Panicum virgatum strain AP13 chromosome 1N, P.virgatum_v5, whole genome shotgun sequence:
- the LOC120654735 gene encoding auxin response factor 6-like isoform X2, with protein sequence MMKLSPSAAGGLQDQPASPEEAEENKCLNSELWHACAGPLVSLPAVGSRVVYFPQGHGEQVAASTNKEMESQIPNYPSLPPQLICQLHNVTMHADAETDEVYAQMTLQPLSPQELKDPFLPAELGSASKQPTNYFCKTLTASDTSTHGGFSVPRRAAEKVFPPLDFNQQPPTQELIAKDLHGNDWKFRHIFRGQPKRHLLTTGWSVFVSAKRLVAGDSVLFIWNDSNQLLLGIRRANRPQTVMPSSVLSSDSMHIGLLAAAAHAASTNSRFTIFYNPRASPCEFVIPLSKYVKAVYHTRISVGMRFRMLFETEESSVRRYMGTITGISDLDPVRWPNSHWRSVKVGWDESTAGEKQPRVSLWEIEPLTTLPMYPSPFALGLKRPWPTGLPSLYGGRDDGLTSSLMWLRDGANPSFQSLNFGGLGTSPWMQPRMDNSLLGLQSDMYQTIAAAAALQGTTKQIPPSVMQFQQPQNIVGRSALLSNQIMQQVQPQFQQIYSQNINDNTVQGHTHAEYLQHQLQRSQSFNEQKPQLHPQQQHQESQQQQECKQTPQNQQLHCLPNALSAFSQLSSGTQSPSSTLPTVPAFSNQNFPDTNVSSLAPYGGSSMQGMLGQLPSEAASNLPCVARTTPLPISDPWSSKRVAVESVNPSRPHAVSTQIEQLDMTPCNLPQNSALAPLPGRGCLVDQDGSSDPQNHLLFGVNIDSQSLLMQGGIPGHQNDNVSSTIPYSTSNFLSPSQDDFPLNQPLPSAGCLDESGYVPCAENSEQANQQFSTFVKVYKSGTVGRLLDITRFSSYDELRSEVGRLFGLEGQLEDPLRSGWQLVFVDGEDDVLLVGDDPWQEFVNSVSCIKILSPEEVQQMGKQGIQLLSSAPARRISNGCDSYVSRQESRSLSTGMAPVGSVEF encoded by the exons ATGATGAAGCTCTCGCCGTCGGCCGCCGGCGGTCTTCAGGACCAGCCGGCGTCGCCTGAAG AAGCAGAAGAGAACAAGTGCCTAAATTCTGAGTTGTGGCATGCGTGTGCCGGCCCTCTTGTTTCGTTGCCTGCGGTTGGTAGTCGGGTGGTGTATTTTCCTCAAGGCCACGGTGAGCAG GTAGCAGCATCAACAAATAAGGAAATGGAATCTCAGATTCCAAACTATCCTAGCCTGCCTCCGCAGCTTATATGCCAACTCCATAATGTGACCATGCAT GCTGATGCAGAGACAGATGAGGTCTATGCACAGATGACACTGCAGCCACTCAGCCCC CAAGAGCTCAAGGACCCATTTCTACCCGCCGAGTTAGGCAGTGCCAGCAAGCAACCAACAAACTATTTTTGTAAGACATTAACTGCGAGTGACACAAGTACACATGGTGGATTCTCAGTTCCCCGCCGAGCAGCAGAGAAGGTGTTTCCTCCACTG GATTTCAATCAGCAGCCACCAACACAGGAGTTGATTGCAAAAGATCTTCATGGCAACGACTGGAAATTTCGTCATATCTTTCGGG GTCAACCAAAGCGGCATCTTCTGACAACAGGTTGGAGTGTCTTTGTTAGTGCAAAGAGACTGGTTGCTGGAGACTCCGTCCTTTTTATCTG GAATGACAGCAACCAGCtgcttctaggcattcgtcgaGCAAACAGGCCACAGACTGTCATGCCATCATCGGTACTTTCTAGTGATAGCATGCACATTGGTCTGCTCGCTGCAGCAGCTCATGCTGCATCAACAAATAGCCGCTTTACTATTTTCTATAATCCAAG AGCAAGCCCTTGTGAGTTTGTCATACCGTTGTCTAAGTACGTGAAAGCTGTGTACCATACCCGTATATCTGTGGGTATGCGTTTTCGGATGTTATTTGAGACAGAGGAATCTAGTGTCAGGCG ATACATGGGGACAATTACAGGAATAAGTGATCTTGATCCTGTTCGCTGGCCGAACTCACACTGGCGTTCTGTAAAG GTTGGATGGGATGAATCAACTGCTGGAGAGAAGCAGCCAAGGGTGTCTCTTTGGGAGATTGAACCATTGACAACTTTACCGATGTATCCATCTCCTTTTGCTCTTGGATTAAAGCGTCCATGGCCTACAGGCCTGCCTTCTTTATATG GTGGAAGGGATGATGGCTTGACCTCTTCTCTTATGTGGCTTCGAGATGGCGCAAACCCAAGTTTCCAGTCGCTGAATTTTGGTGGGCTTGGTACGAGTCCTTGGATGCAGCCGAGGATGGATAATTCCCTACTTGGTCTGCAGTCTGACATGTACCAGaccatagcagcagcagcagcgttaCAGGGAACCACAAAACAAATCCCACCTTCAGTAATGCAGTTCCAACAGCCTCAGAATATAGTAGGCAGATCTGCTCTCCTATCTAATCAGATTATGCAGCAAGTACAGCCTCAGTTTCAGCAAATTTACAGCCAAAATATCAATGACAACACAGTTCAAGGTCATACCCATGCTGAGTACCTCCAGCATCAGCTTCAACGCAGCCAATCATTTAATGAGCAGAAGCCTCAGCTGCATCCACAGCAACAGCATCAAGaatcacagcagcagcaggaatgtAAGCAAACACCACAAAATCAACAACTGCATTGTTTGCCAAATGCGTTGTCAGCTTTTTCTCAGCTTTCTTCAGGCACTCAATCTCCATCTTCCACATTGCCGACAGTTCCAGCATTCTCAAATCAGAACTTTCCAGACACCAACGTCAGCTCTCTCGCACCATACGGTGGCTCTTCCATGCAAGGCATGTTGGGACAATTACCATCAGAAGCAGCTTCAAACCTCCCATGCGTGGCAAGAACCACTCCTTTACCGATATCTGATCCATGGTCATCTAAGCGAGTTGCAGTGGAGTCTGTTAACCCTTCTCGACCTCATGCTGTTTCAACGCAGATAGAACAATTGGATATGACCCCGTGTAACTTGCCACAAAATTCTGCATTAGCACCGTTACCTGGACGAGGATGCTTAGTGGATCAAGACGGGAGCTCTGATCCTCAAAACCACCTGTTATTTGGTGTTAACATAGACTCGCAGTCACTTTTGATGCAAGGTGGCATTCCAGGACATCAGAATGATAATGTTTCAAGCACGATTCCATATTCAACCTCCAATTTCCTGAGCCCTTCTCAGGATGATTTCCCCTTGAATCAGCCACTACCTAGTGCAGGCTGCTTAGATGAGTCGGGCTATGTTCCATGCGCAGAGAATTCTGAGCAAGCAAATCAACAGTTTTCAACCTTTGTGAAG GTTTACAAATCTGGAACCGTTGGAAGGTTGCTCGATATCACTAGATTCAGCAGCTATGATGAACTTCGTAGCGAGGTGGGGCGTCTATTTGGCCTTGAGGGCCAGTTGGAAGACCCTTTGAGATCAGGCTGGCAGCTTGTATTTGTCGATGGAGAGGACGATGTCCTTTTAGTTGGTGACGACCCATGGCA GGAATTCGTGAACAGTGTCTCCTGCATAAAGATACTTTCTCCGGAGGAGGTTCAGCAGATGGGCAAGCAGGGCATTCAGCTCTTGAGCTCGGCTCCTGCCAGAAGGATTAGCAATGGCTGTGACAGCTATGTTAGCAGGCAGGAATCAAGAAGCCTGAGCACTGGAATGGCACCAGTGGGTTCGGTTGAGTTCTGA
- the LOC120654735 gene encoding auxin response factor 6-like isoform X1 codes for MMKLSPSAAGGLQDQPASPEGTEAEENKCLNSELWHACAGPLVSLPAVGSRVVYFPQGHGEQVAASTNKEMESQIPNYPSLPPQLICQLHNVTMHADAETDEVYAQMTLQPLSPQELKDPFLPAELGSASKQPTNYFCKTLTASDTSTHGGFSVPRRAAEKVFPPLDFNQQPPTQELIAKDLHGNDWKFRHIFRGQPKRHLLTTGWSVFVSAKRLVAGDSVLFIWNDSNQLLLGIRRANRPQTVMPSSVLSSDSMHIGLLAAAAHAASTNSRFTIFYNPRASPCEFVIPLSKYVKAVYHTRISVGMRFRMLFETEESSVRRYMGTITGISDLDPVRWPNSHWRSVKVGWDESTAGEKQPRVSLWEIEPLTTLPMYPSPFALGLKRPWPTGLPSLYGGRDDGLTSSLMWLRDGANPSFQSLNFGGLGTSPWMQPRMDNSLLGLQSDMYQTIAAAAALQGTTKQIPPSVMQFQQPQNIVGRSALLSNQIMQQVQPQFQQIYSQNINDNTVQGHTHAEYLQHQLQRSQSFNEQKPQLHPQQQHQESQQQQECKQTPQNQQLHCLPNALSAFSQLSSGTQSPSSTLPTVPAFSNQNFPDTNVSSLAPYGGSSMQGMLGQLPSEAASNLPCVARTTPLPISDPWSSKRVAVESVNPSRPHAVSTQIEQLDMTPCNLPQNSALAPLPGRGCLVDQDGSSDPQNHLLFGVNIDSQSLLMQGGIPGHQNDNVSSTIPYSTSNFLSPSQDDFPLNQPLPSAGCLDESGYVPCAENSEQANQQFSTFVKVYKSGTVGRLLDITRFSSYDELRSEVGRLFGLEGQLEDPLRSGWQLVFVDGEDDVLLVGDDPWQEFVNSVSCIKILSPEEVQQMGKQGIQLLSSAPARRISNGCDSYVSRQESRSLSTGMAPVGSVEF; via the exons ATGATGAAGCTCTCGCCGTCGGCCGCCGGCGGTCTTCAGGACCAGCCGGCGTCGCCTGAAGGTACAG AAGCAGAAGAGAACAAGTGCCTAAATTCTGAGTTGTGGCATGCGTGTGCCGGCCCTCTTGTTTCGTTGCCTGCGGTTGGTAGTCGGGTGGTGTATTTTCCTCAAGGCCACGGTGAGCAG GTAGCAGCATCAACAAATAAGGAAATGGAATCTCAGATTCCAAACTATCCTAGCCTGCCTCCGCAGCTTATATGCCAACTCCATAATGTGACCATGCAT GCTGATGCAGAGACAGATGAGGTCTATGCACAGATGACACTGCAGCCACTCAGCCCC CAAGAGCTCAAGGACCCATTTCTACCCGCCGAGTTAGGCAGTGCCAGCAAGCAACCAACAAACTATTTTTGTAAGACATTAACTGCGAGTGACACAAGTACACATGGTGGATTCTCAGTTCCCCGCCGAGCAGCAGAGAAGGTGTTTCCTCCACTG GATTTCAATCAGCAGCCACCAACACAGGAGTTGATTGCAAAAGATCTTCATGGCAACGACTGGAAATTTCGTCATATCTTTCGGG GTCAACCAAAGCGGCATCTTCTGACAACAGGTTGGAGTGTCTTTGTTAGTGCAAAGAGACTGGTTGCTGGAGACTCCGTCCTTTTTATCTG GAATGACAGCAACCAGCtgcttctaggcattcgtcgaGCAAACAGGCCACAGACTGTCATGCCATCATCGGTACTTTCTAGTGATAGCATGCACATTGGTCTGCTCGCTGCAGCAGCTCATGCTGCATCAACAAATAGCCGCTTTACTATTTTCTATAATCCAAG AGCAAGCCCTTGTGAGTTTGTCATACCGTTGTCTAAGTACGTGAAAGCTGTGTACCATACCCGTATATCTGTGGGTATGCGTTTTCGGATGTTATTTGAGACAGAGGAATCTAGTGTCAGGCG ATACATGGGGACAATTACAGGAATAAGTGATCTTGATCCTGTTCGCTGGCCGAACTCACACTGGCGTTCTGTAAAG GTTGGATGGGATGAATCAACTGCTGGAGAGAAGCAGCCAAGGGTGTCTCTTTGGGAGATTGAACCATTGACAACTTTACCGATGTATCCATCTCCTTTTGCTCTTGGATTAAAGCGTCCATGGCCTACAGGCCTGCCTTCTTTATATG GTGGAAGGGATGATGGCTTGACCTCTTCTCTTATGTGGCTTCGAGATGGCGCAAACCCAAGTTTCCAGTCGCTGAATTTTGGTGGGCTTGGTACGAGTCCTTGGATGCAGCCGAGGATGGATAATTCCCTACTTGGTCTGCAGTCTGACATGTACCAGaccatagcagcagcagcagcgttaCAGGGAACCACAAAACAAATCCCACCTTCAGTAATGCAGTTCCAACAGCCTCAGAATATAGTAGGCAGATCTGCTCTCCTATCTAATCAGATTATGCAGCAAGTACAGCCTCAGTTTCAGCAAATTTACAGCCAAAATATCAATGACAACACAGTTCAAGGTCATACCCATGCTGAGTACCTCCAGCATCAGCTTCAACGCAGCCAATCATTTAATGAGCAGAAGCCTCAGCTGCATCCACAGCAACAGCATCAAGaatcacagcagcagcaggaatgtAAGCAAACACCACAAAATCAACAACTGCATTGTTTGCCAAATGCGTTGTCAGCTTTTTCTCAGCTTTCTTCAGGCACTCAATCTCCATCTTCCACATTGCCGACAGTTCCAGCATTCTCAAATCAGAACTTTCCAGACACCAACGTCAGCTCTCTCGCACCATACGGTGGCTCTTCCATGCAAGGCATGTTGGGACAATTACCATCAGAAGCAGCTTCAAACCTCCCATGCGTGGCAAGAACCACTCCTTTACCGATATCTGATCCATGGTCATCTAAGCGAGTTGCAGTGGAGTCTGTTAACCCTTCTCGACCTCATGCTGTTTCAACGCAGATAGAACAATTGGATATGACCCCGTGTAACTTGCCACAAAATTCTGCATTAGCACCGTTACCTGGACGAGGATGCTTAGTGGATCAAGACGGGAGCTCTGATCCTCAAAACCACCTGTTATTTGGTGTTAACATAGACTCGCAGTCACTTTTGATGCAAGGTGGCATTCCAGGACATCAGAATGATAATGTTTCAAGCACGATTCCATATTCAACCTCCAATTTCCTGAGCCCTTCTCAGGATGATTTCCCCTTGAATCAGCCACTACCTAGTGCAGGCTGCTTAGATGAGTCGGGCTATGTTCCATGCGCAGAGAATTCTGAGCAAGCAAATCAACAGTTTTCAACCTTTGTGAAG GTTTACAAATCTGGAACCGTTGGAAGGTTGCTCGATATCACTAGATTCAGCAGCTATGATGAACTTCGTAGCGAGGTGGGGCGTCTATTTGGCCTTGAGGGCCAGTTGGAAGACCCTTTGAGATCAGGCTGGCAGCTTGTATTTGTCGATGGAGAGGACGATGTCCTTTTAGTTGGTGACGACCCATGGCA GGAATTCGTGAACAGTGTCTCCTGCATAAAGATACTTTCTCCGGAGGAGGTTCAGCAGATGGGCAAGCAGGGCATTCAGCTCTTGAGCTCGGCTCCTGCCAGAAGGATTAGCAATGGCTGTGACAGCTATGTTAGCAGGCAGGAATCAAGAAGCCTGAGCACTGGAATGGCACCAGTGGGTTCGGTTGAGTTCTGA
- the LOC120654735 gene encoding auxin response factor 6-like isoform X3 produces the protein MRVPALLFRCLRLVVGWCIFLKATVAASTNKEMESQIPNYPSLPPQLICQLHNVTMHADAETDEVYAQMTLQPLSPQELKDPFLPAELGSASKQPTNYFCKTLTASDTSTHGGFSVPRRAAEKVFPPLDFNQQPPTQELIAKDLHGNDWKFRHIFRGQPKRHLLTTGWSVFVSAKRLVAGDSVLFIWNDSNQLLLGIRRANRPQTVMPSSVLSSDSMHIGLLAAAAHAASTNSRFTIFYNPRASPCEFVIPLSKYVKAVYHTRISVGMRFRMLFETEESSVRRYMGTITGISDLDPVRWPNSHWRSVKVGWDESTAGEKQPRVSLWEIEPLTTLPMYPSPFALGLKRPWPTGLPSLYGGRDDGLTSSLMWLRDGANPSFQSLNFGGLGTSPWMQPRMDNSLLGLQSDMYQTIAAAAALQGTTKQIPPSVMQFQQPQNIVGRSALLSNQIMQQVQPQFQQIYSQNINDNTVQGHTHAEYLQHQLQRSQSFNEQKPQLHPQQQHQESQQQQECKQTPQNQQLHCLPNALSAFSQLSSGTQSPSSTLPTVPAFSNQNFPDTNVSSLAPYGGSSMQGMLGQLPSEAASNLPCVARTTPLPISDPWSSKRVAVESVNPSRPHAVSTQIEQLDMTPCNLPQNSALAPLPGRGCLVDQDGSSDPQNHLLFGVNIDSQSLLMQGGIPGHQNDNVSSTIPYSTSNFLSPSQDDFPLNQPLPSAGCLDESGYVPCAENSEQANQQFSTFVKVYKSGTVGRLLDITRFSSYDELRSEVGRLFGLEGQLEDPLRSGWQLVFVDGEDDVLLVGDDPWQEFVNSVSCIKILSPEEVQQMGKQGIQLLSSAPARRISNGCDSYVSRQESRSLSTGMAPVGSVEF, from the exons ATGCGTGTGCCGGCCCTCTTGTTTCGTTGCCTGCGGTTGGTAGTCGGGTGGTGTATTTTCCTCAAGGCCACG GTAGCAGCATCAACAAATAAGGAAATGGAATCTCAGATTCCAAACTATCCTAGCCTGCCTCCGCAGCTTATATGCCAACTCCATAATGTGACCATGCAT GCTGATGCAGAGACAGATGAGGTCTATGCACAGATGACACTGCAGCCACTCAGCCCC CAAGAGCTCAAGGACCCATTTCTACCCGCCGAGTTAGGCAGTGCCAGCAAGCAACCAACAAACTATTTTTGTAAGACATTAACTGCGAGTGACACAAGTACACATGGTGGATTCTCAGTTCCCCGCCGAGCAGCAGAGAAGGTGTTTCCTCCACTG GATTTCAATCAGCAGCCACCAACACAGGAGTTGATTGCAAAAGATCTTCATGGCAACGACTGGAAATTTCGTCATATCTTTCGGG GTCAACCAAAGCGGCATCTTCTGACAACAGGTTGGAGTGTCTTTGTTAGTGCAAAGAGACTGGTTGCTGGAGACTCCGTCCTTTTTATCTG GAATGACAGCAACCAGCtgcttctaggcattcgtcgaGCAAACAGGCCACAGACTGTCATGCCATCATCGGTACTTTCTAGTGATAGCATGCACATTGGTCTGCTCGCTGCAGCAGCTCATGCTGCATCAACAAATAGCCGCTTTACTATTTTCTATAATCCAAG AGCAAGCCCTTGTGAGTTTGTCATACCGTTGTCTAAGTACGTGAAAGCTGTGTACCATACCCGTATATCTGTGGGTATGCGTTTTCGGATGTTATTTGAGACAGAGGAATCTAGTGTCAGGCG ATACATGGGGACAATTACAGGAATAAGTGATCTTGATCCTGTTCGCTGGCCGAACTCACACTGGCGTTCTGTAAAG GTTGGATGGGATGAATCAACTGCTGGAGAGAAGCAGCCAAGGGTGTCTCTTTGGGAGATTGAACCATTGACAACTTTACCGATGTATCCATCTCCTTTTGCTCTTGGATTAAAGCGTCCATGGCCTACAGGCCTGCCTTCTTTATATG GTGGAAGGGATGATGGCTTGACCTCTTCTCTTATGTGGCTTCGAGATGGCGCAAACCCAAGTTTCCAGTCGCTGAATTTTGGTGGGCTTGGTACGAGTCCTTGGATGCAGCCGAGGATGGATAATTCCCTACTTGGTCTGCAGTCTGACATGTACCAGaccatagcagcagcagcagcgttaCAGGGAACCACAAAACAAATCCCACCTTCAGTAATGCAGTTCCAACAGCCTCAGAATATAGTAGGCAGATCTGCTCTCCTATCTAATCAGATTATGCAGCAAGTACAGCCTCAGTTTCAGCAAATTTACAGCCAAAATATCAATGACAACACAGTTCAAGGTCATACCCATGCTGAGTACCTCCAGCATCAGCTTCAACGCAGCCAATCATTTAATGAGCAGAAGCCTCAGCTGCATCCACAGCAACAGCATCAAGaatcacagcagcagcaggaatgtAAGCAAACACCACAAAATCAACAACTGCATTGTTTGCCAAATGCGTTGTCAGCTTTTTCTCAGCTTTCTTCAGGCACTCAATCTCCATCTTCCACATTGCCGACAGTTCCAGCATTCTCAAATCAGAACTTTCCAGACACCAACGTCAGCTCTCTCGCACCATACGGTGGCTCTTCCATGCAAGGCATGTTGGGACAATTACCATCAGAAGCAGCTTCAAACCTCCCATGCGTGGCAAGAACCACTCCTTTACCGATATCTGATCCATGGTCATCTAAGCGAGTTGCAGTGGAGTCTGTTAACCCTTCTCGACCTCATGCTGTTTCAACGCAGATAGAACAATTGGATATGACCCCGTGTAACTTGCCACAAAATTCTGCATTAGCACCGTTACCTGGACGAGGATGCTTAGTGGATCAAGACGGGAGCTCTGATCCTCAAAACCACCTGTTATTTGGTGTTAACATAGACTCGCAGTCACTTTTGATGCAAGGTGGCATTCCAGGACATCAGAATGATAATGTTTCAAGCACGATTCCATATTCAACCTCCAATTTCCTGAGCCCTTCTCAGGATGATTTCCCCTTGAATCAGCCACTACCTAGTGCAGGCTGCTTAGATGAGTCGGGCTATGTTCCATGCGCAGAGAATTCTGAGCAAGCAAATCAACAGTTTTCAACCTTTGTGAAG GTTTACAAATCTGGAACCGTTGGAAGGTTGCTCGATATCACTAGATTCAGCAGCTATGATGAACTTCGTAGCGAGGTGGGGCGTCTATTTGGCCTTGAGGGCCAGTTGGAAGACCCTTTGAGATCAGGCTGGCAGCTTGTATTTGTCGATGGAGAGGACGATGTCCTTTTAGTTGGTGACGACCCATGGCA GGAATTCGTGAACAGTGTCTCCTGCATAAAGATACTTTCTCCGGAGGAGGTTCAGCAGATGGGCAAGCAGGGCATTCAGCTCTTGAGCTCGGCTCCTGCCAGAAGGATTAGCAATGGCTGTGACAGCTATGTTAGCAGGCAGGAATCAAGAAGCCTGAGCACTGGAATGGCACCAGTGGGTTCGGTTGAGTTCTGA
- the LOC120654735 gene encoding auxin response factor 6-like isoform X4, giving the protein MESQIPNYPSLPPQLICQLHNVTMHADAETDEVYAQMTLQPLSPQELKDPFLPAELGSASKQPTNYFCKTLTASDTSTHGGFSVPRRAAEKVFPPLDFNQQPPTQELIAKDLHGNDWKFRHIFRGQPKRHLLTTGWSVFVSAKRLVAGDSVLFIWNDSNQLLLGIRRANRPQTVMPSSVLSSDSMHIGLLAAAAHAASTNSRFTIFYNPRASPCEFVIPLSKYVKAVYHTRISVGMRFRMLFETEESSVRRYMGTITGISDLDPVRWPNSHWRSVKVGWDESTAGEKQPRVSLWEIEPLTTLPMYPSPFALGLKRPWPTGLPSLYGGRDDGLTSSLMWLRDGANPSFQSLNFGGLGTSPWMQPRMDNSLLGLQSDMYQTIAAAAALQGTTKQIPPSVMQFQQPQNIVGRSALLSNQIMQQVQPQFQQIYSQNINDNTVQGHTHAEYLQHQLQRSQSFNEQKPQLHPQQQHQESQQQQECKQTPQNQQLHCLPNALSAFSQLSSGTQSPSSTLPTVPAFSNQNFPDTNVSSLAPYGGSSMQGMLGQLPSEAASNLPCVARTTPLPISDPWSSKRVAVESVNPSRPHAVSTQIEQLDMTPCNLPQNSALAPLPGRGCLVDQDGSSDPQNHLLFGVNIDSQSLLMQGGIPGHQNDNVSSTIPYSTSNFLSPSQDDFPLNQPLPSAGCLDESGYVPCAENSEQANQQFSTFVKVYKSGTVGRLLDITRFSSYDELRSEVGRLFGLEGQLEDPLRSGWQLVFVDGEDDVLLVGDDPWQEFVNSVSCIKILSPEEVQQMGKQGIQLLSSAPARRISNGCDSYVSRQESRSLSTGMAPVGSVEF; this is encoded by the exons ATGGAATCTCAGATTCCAAACTATCCTAGCCTGCCTCCGCAGCTTATATGCCAACTCCATAATGTGACCATGCAT GCTGATGCAGAGACAGATGAGGTCTATGCACAGATGACACTGCAGCCACTCAGCCCC CAAGAGCTCAAGGACCCATTTCTACCCGCCGAGTTAGGCAGTGCCAGCAAGCAACCAACAAACTATTTTTGTAAGACATTAACTGCGAGTGACACAAGTACACATGGTGGATTCTCAGTTCCCCGCCGAGCAGCAGAGAAGGTGTTTCCTCCACTG GATTTCAATCAGCAGCCACCAACACAGGAGTTGATTGCAAAAGATCTTCATGGCAACGACTGGAAATTTCGTCATATCTTTCGGG GTCAACCAAAGCGGCATCTTCTGACAACAGGTTGGAGTGTCTTTGTTAGTGCAAAGAGACTGGTTGCTGGAGACTCCGTCCTTTTTATCTG GAATGACAGCAACCAGCtgcttctaggcattcgtcgaGCAAACAGGCCACAGACTGTCATGCCATCATCGGTACTTTCTAGTGATAGCATGCACATTGGTCTGCTCGCTGCAGCAGCTCATGCTGCATCAACAAATAGCCGCTTTACTATTTTCTATAATCCAAG AGCAAGCCCTTGTGAGTTTGTCATACCGTTGTCTAAGTACGTGAAAGCTGTGTACCATACCCGTATATCTGTGGGTATGCGTTTTCGGATGTTATTTGAGACAGAGGAATCTAGTGTCAGGCG ATACATGGGGACAATTACAGGAATAAGTGATCTTGATCCTGTTCGCTGGCCGAACTCACACTGGCGTTCTGTAAAG GTTGGATGGGATGAATCAACTGCTGGAGAGAAGCAGCCAAGGGTGTCTCTTTGGGAGATTGAACCATTGACAACTTTACCGATGTATCCATCTCCTTTTGCTCTTGGATTAAAGCGTCCATGGCCTACAGGCCTGCCTTCTTTATATG GTGGAAGGGATGATGGCTTGACCTCTTCTCTTATGTGGCTTCGAGATGGCGCAAACCCAAGTTTCCAGTCGCTGAATTTTGGTGGGCTTGGTACGAGTCCTTGGATGCAGCCGAGGATGGATAATTCCCTACTTGGTCTGCAGTCTGACATGTACCAGaccatagcagcagcagcagcgttaCAGGGAACCACAAAACAAATCCCACCTTCAGTAATGCAGTTCCAACAGCCTCAGAATATAGTAGGCAGATCTGCTCTCCTATCTAATCAGATTATGCAGCAAGTACAGCCTCAGTTTCAGCAAATTTACAGCCAAAATATCAATGACAACACAGTTCAAGGTCATACCCATGCTGAGTACCTCCAGCATCAGCTTCAACGCAGCCAATCATTTAATGAGCAGAAGCCTCAGCTGCATCCACAGCAACAGCATCAAGaatcacagcagcagcaggaatgtAAGCAAACACCACAAAATCAACAACTGCATTGTTTGCCAAATGCGTTGTCAGCTTTTTCTCAGCTTTCTTCAGGCACTCAATCTCCATCTTCCACATTGCCGACAGTTCCAGCATTCTCAAATCAGAACTTTCCAGACACCAACGTCAGCTCTCTCGCACCATACGGTGGCTCTTCCATGCAAGGCATGTTGGGACAATTACCATCAGAAGCAGCTTCAAACCTCCCATGCGTGGCAAGAACCACTCCTTTACCGATATCTGATCCATGGTCATCTAAGCGAGTTGCAGTGGAGTCTGTTAACCCTTCTCGACCTCATGCTGTTTCAACGCAGATAGAACAATTGGATATGACCCCGTGTAACTTGCCACAAAATTCTGCATTAGCACCGTTACCTGGACGAGGATGCTTAGTGGATCAAGACGGGAGCTCTGATCCTCAAAACCACCTGTTATTTGGTGTTAACATAGACTCGCAGTCACTTTTGATGCAAGGTGGCATTCCAGGACATCAGAATGATAATGTTTCAAGCACGATTCCATATTCAACCTCCAATTTCCTGAGCCCTTCTCAGGATGATTTCCCCTTGAATCAGCCACTACCTAGTGCAGGCTGCTTAGATGAGTCGGGCTATGTTCCATGCGCAGAGAATTCTGAGCAAGCAAATCAACAGTTTTCAACCTTTGTGAAG GTTTACAAATCTGGAACCGTTGGAAGGTTGCTCGATATCACTAGATTCAGCAGCTATGATGAACTTCGTAGCGAGGTGGGGCGTCTATTTGGCCTTGAGGGCCAGTTGGAAGACCCTTTGAGATCAGGCTGGCAGCTTGTATTTGTCGATGGAGAGGACGATGTCCTTTTAGTTGGTGACGACCCATGGCA GGAATTCGTGAACAGTGTCTCCTGCATAAAGATACTTTCTCCGGAGGAGGTTCAGCAGATGGGCAAGCAGGGCATTCAGCTCTTGAGCTCGGCTCCTGCCAGAAGGATTAGCAATGGCTGTGACAGCTATGTTAGCAGGCAGGAATCAAGAAGCCTGAGCACTGGAATGGCACCAGTGGGTTCGGTTGAGTTCTGA